The region GGTTTGGCCAGATATCCGGTCACCAGGATTGTCAAGAAAAGTAAGATACGAATAATCCAGAGGTCCATGAATCAGCTCCTTCGGCATGGGCATTATGATTTTGGGGATGAATTGCCGGCCAGATTCGAGGCGCGGGAGGAGAAACAACGGGAGCAACAGGCAACCCGCGAACAGAGCCGCCTGCAAGACCGGGAGTAATGACCGTTCGTCCATCGTGATCATAGATAAGGCTCGCCGGCGCACGGGGCGCAACTGAATGATTCGTTTGATAGAGACAGCCCCGTGACGAAGTCCAACAGCACTGGATAAAAATCTATCACAGGATGCCTGCTTGTGGTAACCCTTTATCTTGCTTGCAATGCTTCCGGCGTCCTGGCCCTAGGAATCAAAGATAGCATCCGACAGGTCCAAAACGGTGCGCAGGGGCGTCAGTTCGACCTTCTCCACTGGATCATGGAGCGGGAGGTTGCCTGCGGGCAGGATGCAGCGGCGGAAGCCCATCGCAGCCGCCTCGCGCACGCGCAGATGCGCCTGGCTGACGGGGCGTACCTCTCCGGAGAGCCCCAATTCTCCGATGAGTACCGTCTGTGGAGGAAGCGGGCGGTTGCGGAAGCTGCTGAGAATGGCTGCAAAAAGCGCGAGATCCGAAGCCGGCTCATCAACTTGCAGCCCGCCGGCCGCGTTCACGTATATGTCGCAGCCCATCACCGGGATGTCCATCCTCTTTTGAAGCATGGCGACCAGCAAGGAAATGCGATTGTAATCGAGGCCGGTGGCCGTGCGCCGCGCAGTCCCGTACTGAGTGGCCAGCACCAGAGCCTGGATCTCGACCAGGATCGGGCGTGTCCCTTCCATGGCGCACGCTACAGCGCTTCCGGGCGCCGCCTCTTCCCGTTCCCGCAGGAACAGATCCGAGGGATTTTGCACCGGCATCAATCCCCGGCCCGTCATTTCGAAGACCCCGACTTCGTTGGCCGCGCCGAATCTGTTTTTGACGGCCCGCACGATCCGGTGGTTGTGGTGGCGCTCCCCTTCAAAATACAGAACCGTGTCGGCGATGTGCTCAAGCGCCTTGGGCCCCGCAATGCTTCCGTCCTTGGTCACGTGCCCAATCAGAAACACGGGGATGTTTTCCGTCTTGGCCAGGGCCAAAAACTCGGCAGCAACATGGCGCACCTGGCTGATGCTCCCCGGAGCCGAATCGAGCGCTTCGGAAAACGTTGTCTGCACCGAATCGACGACCACGTCCGTAGGACACACCTCGGCAACCGCCGCCAGTATCGTCTCGAGGCAGGATTCCGCCAGGAGGTAAATCTCACCGGCATCTTCCGAGCCGAGGCGCTCGGCGCGCATCTTGATCTGCTGGGCTGACTCTTCCCCCGACACATAAAGGACGCGGCGTCCTTTCTTCTGGAGGGATTGCGCGATCTGAAGCAGGAGGGTTGACTTCCCAATACCCGGCTCACCGCCCAGCAGAACCAGCGATCCGGGGACAAGGCCGCCGCCGAGAACGCGATCGAACTCGGTGTTGGAGGTGATAATTCTAGGGGCGTCGGAAGTGGAGACCTCGCTCAGGCGGATCGGCTTTGCGGCTGAGCCGGGCCGGCTCTTCCCTGAGACGGTTTTCGGTTTCTCCTCCGCGAACGAATTCCAGCTGCCGCAGTCCGGGCAGCGCCCGAGCCACTTGGGGGAAGCATAGCCGCACGACTGACACTCAAATACCGACGGAGTCCTCGACATGAGCGTCAGTCTATCATGAAAGAATCTCAACGCGGAGGACGCGGAGGCCGCGGAGATTTTGTTTTTTCTCTGCGATCTCTGTGCCCTCGGCGTTGAGATTTTGAAAGGGGAAGACGGTACAACCGTCTCCCCCTTCCGAGAAAGGCGGGTTAGAAGTTGATGCGCATGACGATCTGAATCAGTCGTCCGCCCGGATCCTGCTGGTTGCTGCTGTCGGTATAAGCCGACGTAACCTGGCCGCAGCTTAAGCTGGAGCTGGCGCAGGTCGCGCCGGCAAAGTTGATGTTATTGAAGGCGTTCAGAAACTCCGCACGGAGCTCGAAGTTCTTCGACTCGGTGAACCTGATCTGCTTCACCAGGCTCAGGTCAAAGCGCATGAAGCCGGGTCCTCTGACGTAATGGTGCCGTGGGGCACAATCCCCGGCTACAACCTGAACGCAATTGCCGCCATTCGCGGCGCCGGCTGGTGCAATGTAACGTCCCGACGGCGCGCCTGAAGTAAACCCGCCGACGTCAAAGCTGTAAGCCTTGTACGTCTGGTCGATGATGTCCTGGGGCACGTAATATAGTATCCTCTTGGCATCATCAAACCGCAGGCCCACAACATCCGCGAGTTGCTGGTCCGTCATGCCCACCACGATGACGTTGCCAAAATCATACAGGTTGCCGCTTTGAATCCGGCTCGTGCCCTGGAGTTGCCAGCCGCCGATGACCCGATCGACCACTTTGGGAGCGCCGGCGAACAGCATCTGGCCGCTTCCAAAAGGCAACTCATAGACCCAGTTGACTTTGAAGGCGTGCGGCAAGGTGGCGCCCAGGTCCTTTTGCCATGGCGCGCGCCAGGAGATGATGGTCCGGCTAAAGGCTTTCGCCCAGGTGTAGTTCGCCTGAACCAGCAGCCCCTTGGATAGACGGCGGCGCAGCTCCACGACCATCGAGTCATAGATGTTGCCGCCGCCATTCATGTAAATATAGGTGCCGCCACTCAGCACGTCCGGATTCACGATGAACTCATTGGCCGGCAAGCCTGCAGCCACTGCATTTGCCCGCCGCGCGGGATCGCCGTAGAGAGAGCTCGCCAGGCTTCCGGCGTTAGGGCTATAGTTATTCAGGTAGCTATTCACGTTAGTTGAGTTGGTGAAGAAGCTATACTGCGAGCTTCCCAGCACTGCGGAGGTGTAATTGGCTGAGTTGTTCGGGTCCAGCTTACCGCCCAGGAACGCCAGAGTAATCGGCAAAGGTGATGTGCCGGGAACCGAGGCGTCGTAGCGGAAGGTACTCCCTTTGCCTGCTGCCCTGTTCGCATACAGGTTCTGCTGCGCCAGACGGAACTCCTGTAGCCAGCCGTTCTCCACGATGTTGTACTCGTTCAGATTGCGCTGGAAATATGTCTGCAGGTTGCGTGTGGCCACATACCGCACCTCTAACGCCGTGTCCTTCGTGATTTCACGCTGAAGCCCGAACGTCCAAGACATGGTATAGGGCGTGCGGATGTCCGTGGCGATCGCGTTGATCGAATCGGTGATCGCCGGCTTAAGCGGCCAGGTTGGCGTGGCGGCGAATGGAGGCGGGCCGAGCCGGCTTTTTTGACTGAACAGGAGCGGCCACGTATCTGTGCCAACGCCGCTGATCAGATTGCCAAGGTTCTGGCTGCGTGAGGCATCGATGGTTCCGCCGGGATTAGAGGCAAACAAATAATCCTCATAATCGAACATCCCCATGCGGTTGTAAGCAATGGCAAAACCGCTGCGGATAACCGTCTGGGAACTCTCGCCGACGATTTTCTTCAGAAAGCCCGTAGCCTTCGGACTCCAGGCAAAGCCTACACTCGGAGCGAAGCTCTTGTAGTCGACGTTGTAGGCATGGGTTCCCGGCTGAAATTGGTAGAGCAGCGTCGGCTTGCCGCCGGTTGCACCCGGCTTGAAAATATTGCCGATGCCGGAGGGCCCCCAGGCTTCCGCAGGTGAAGCCCAGCTGAACCCATTGTTGAGCGGCGTCCATGGGAACTGCACCTCCCAACGCAACCCGTAGTTCAGCGTGAAGTTGGGAAACATACGCCAGGAGTCCTGCGCGAAGATCCCCATCTCACGCTGGCGCGCGCGCTCTGTATACGGCCCGATGTAGGTGTACTGGTTGGTTTTCTCATTGATGATCGCGCTGGCGCCGATTGAGGTAACGCGTGCCGTCAGAGACGCGTAAATCGTGCCGGCAGTGCCGTACTGGCTTGAATTCGCATTGGGGAAGTTCTTCGGCCCGTTGACCGTATCAAACATGAGGTAAGCAGGATCGTAGGTGGAATTCAGGCCGAAGCCGGCCGAAGGCGCTAATGACTGCCACCACTCCCAGCTGCCTATGTGCATGAACGAACCTCCGAAGCTCATGCTGTGCGAACCCTTCGTCCAGGTCAAGGTATCGTCAACCGACTTGACCGGCCCGTTGCGGCGGCTCGGTTGCGTGACGGCGATAACGCCAGTGATGTTGTAGGGGGTCCAGTTAAATCCGCCAAGGTTGCCGACCCCTTGACTGCTTCCAGAGAAATCCCCGGAGGATGCATTCGGATTGAAAAGCGTTGACCCAAGGAGAATGCCGCCGCGAGCTTCATTCACAAGCCGGGGAGTGATCGTGGAGCGCAGCGCATAGGAAATCGCACCCCGGTTTTGGTCCACCCTCCCGTAGCTGGGGAAACCGGGATAGCGCCATCCTCTGCTATTGAGATAGTCGGGATTTCTGGTTCTTGTTTCACCATTCCAGCTCAGTTCAACCCTGTGCTTATTGGTCAGGTTGAAGTCGAAGCGGGTCGTCATGTAGTTGCGCGTCTCCAGCCCCTTACTCTGCCAGATGTAGCTCTGATAATTAGGATCCGCAACCGTCGGATACGAGAGAATGCCTCCTGTTGTCGTCGTTGAGTTGCGGATGTCGGTGATGAGCTTCTGCACCGTCGGGTCCATGGTTGATGTCTGGCCAAAAGCCTGTGCGATGGAGAGGAGGTTAGCCGTCTTCACCTGGTCGGGCTGGCCGGTCTGCTTGTAGACATAAGAGTAGATGCCCTGTTCCATCGCTGGAGAATAGATTTGATTGCTCCGAGTCGACGAGTTAGGCAAACGGAAGGTTTCGAGGTTGAGGAAGAAAAAAGCCTTGTCCTTACCGGAGAAGAGCTTCGGAATGGAAATCGGCCCGCCGAAGCGACCGCCGGCCTGATGCAAAATGAACCGGCTGCGCGGCGCTTTGCAGTTGTCAAACTCGGTGGCGAGTTGCTGCTGGGTGCATTTCTGGCCATGGTTGGGGCCGTCACCCCAGTAGACGGCCGCGGCGTCACGGTTTGTGAACCAGTAGTTGGAGTTGAACGCCGTGTTGCGTTCATAGTCATAGAGGCTGCCGTGGTAGTCGTTGTTCCCCGAGCGGGTGACAAACCTGATCTGGACTGCTCCGGCGCCCGTGGCATCCGCACCGGAGGCCGCCGTGGAAACGGTCACTTCCTGCATGGAGTCCGGCCGAGGAGTAATCATGGAATAGAAGCCGTCTCCGCCATATTGCCCCATGTAGTTTTGATCCTGCGTGGGAACGCCATCCACGGTGATATGCAGCGTCGAATTCGGCAGGCCCATAAAGGTGGCGTTGCGCGAGCTTCCCGTCGTGTTCACACCCGGCAGCAATACCAGGAAGTCCAGGGCATTGCGCGTGGCCAGCGGCAACTGGGCGATTTGAGTAGTTGACAGCGTCGTCGAAATCGTTGCCGAGGCCGTCTGTATGATCTCCGCGCCCGCGACTACCGTTACGGTCTCGGTGCTGCCGCCGACCTGGAGAACGATCCTGACCGTAGTGGGCACACCTACGACCAGGACGATGTTTTTCGTGATCGATTGCTTGAAGTTGGGCACCGAAACGGTGGCAGTGTAGCTGCCGGCGCTCAGGGACGGAATCAGGAAAGTCCCGTTGTCCGCAGTGATTGCCTTATACTCGGCGCCGGTGTTGTCGTTCTTGACCGCAACCTCCGCACCTGGAATCACGGCGCCGGACTGATCTACGACCGTTCCTGTCAGCGCTGAACTCACACCGCCCTGCGCGAAGCCCGGGCAGCTCACCGCCGCAATCACGATCAGTGCGAAAATGATCCTGAATGCATAATGTTTCATAAGGGTTCCTTGGGTTGAAATGGTTGTTACTCGAATCCGGGCCGCAGCCCGGTTTCGCCCCACGCTCTCTCTTTGGCCGAACAGACCTCATAGGAGTAAATTCAGTGATCCGGCGAACATCGTCAGATGCACTTGGGCAAAAACATTCGCCCGTGACAGCTGCGCCCTGCTTTTGCGGAATCCGCATCTTGCCTGCGCCACAAGGGCAGGAACGTCTAAGGTTGCGGGATTTGCCAGGGAACCCGCCAGAATCAGGGATAGTTTTTCGGCTACGGAATCATGAGCCGAGCACGCGTTTCCTCAGTCCGTTGAGCCCCCGTAACGCGCCCGCTTCCCCATCCCTGTCATGGAAAATCCGAGTGCTGATCCGTTAAATCAGCAAATTATGCGGCGATGATAACCACCCCGGCCGGGCGTTACAAGGTTTTTATTATAAAAACTTAACCAGATTATTTGGAGGGCTGCCAGGAATCTCGACCGGCAAGTTGTCACTAATGAGCCGTCACGGCTGGATGCGCGCTGCCGGCGCGCCTTTTTGGCATGCCTCCACAGGCCAGGAGTTCTTTTAACAGGGGCTAAAGTACTAGAATGTTAAGTGCTATTAATCTATAGGATTTTGCTTGTCGCAATGGCAGGGAAGAATCCCAACGCAGGGCACGCGGAGGACGCAGAGATTTTGTTCTTTTTCTGCGATCTCTGCGCCCTCAGCGTTGAGATTTTGAAAGGGGAAGACGGCACAACCATCTCCCCCTTCCGAGAAAAGCGGGTTAGAAGTTGATGCGAACCACGAACTGGATCAGGCGTCCGCCCGGATCCTGCTGCTGGTTCGGGTCCGTATAGGCCGAGGTCACCAGGCCGCAGGTCGAGCTGCTGCCGGCGCAAGTCGTGCCGGAGAAATTGGTGTTGTTTGCGAGATGCTGGAAAGTTAGAAAACCACAATTGCGCCTAACATATCATTAAGGTACCACCAATCAACTAATTAAATAGTTCTAGTGGCATGTTTTCCGGAAAATGCCAAATAATCTTTTGAATTCAGATACATAAGCGACGATGCGCGACTCTATTTCTGGCATTAGATTAGCTTGAGGCTATCACCAATAATTAAAAGATAAGATATAACCAATAAAAGTGTTGCTTCGATGGATCATCATGGCTATGATGGCCTCAAACATTAAGAATGGGAAAAAGGATGTCCTTGGCATCCAGGGGGCGGAGAAGGGACCGCTTTTCAGAGATACGCTCTGAAACGGGGAAACGCCCCTGATCCACGCGGGTTCCCCTGACAGATCCCGCATTATTTCGTGGCCTGTCTTTGCAGCGGTACTTCGGAGGGCGTGCTTGCGGCGGGGCCGCGATCATTACACGATGGATCACCTCAATATGACCGCAAGGAAATTCAGATCGACCGTGCACAACGGGCATAGCCCGATCGCAAAGCTTGTCGGCACGGAGTGGGGGGGGTTTTATCCTGTTCCGTGGTTTTATTAACTTCTACACGAAGGAACTGTTATGAAACATTGTCTTTTCAGGCTGGCTTCAGCAATTTTCCTGATCGCTGTGCTCGGCTGCTTTGCGTTTGCGCAGGGCGGCGGCTCCAGCTCTTCGCTGGCGGGAACAGTTGTCGATCAGTCGGGTGCAGTCGTCCCAGGTGCGGAGGTTCTGGTCAAGAACGATGCCACAGGTGCGGAGTTAAAAACCGTCACCGTGGAGAACGGGACCTTCTACATCCCGTCCATGAGCCCGGGAACCTACACCGCGACCGTCACTGTGCCGAACTTCAAAAAGGCGGAGGTCAAAAACATTATCCTGGTTGCCGGCACGCCCCACAATATCCGCGTCCAGCTCCAGGTGGGCGGCACCGCCGAGACCGTTGTGGTGCAGGCGGGCCTCGAGATCGTACAGTCGCAATCGGCCACCATCGCGACCACGCTGGTTACCAACTACATCTCTAACCTTCCGCTGGCGACCCGCAACGCCATGGACTTCCTGGTAATGCTCCCGGGCGTGAACACGACGGGGGGCGCGCGGGCTTCCACCATTTCCGGCATGGATTATTCCGCCCTCAACATCACCGTGGACGGCGTGAACACACAGGACAATTATCTCAAGAATGATATGTTCAGCTACATTCACCCGCGCCTGGATGCCATCCAGGAAGTGACCGTTTCCACGGCCACTCCTGGGGCGGAGAGTTCAGGTACGGGTGCGGTCCAGATCAAGTTCATCACACGCTCTGGCAACAACGAGTACCACGGCAGCGCCTATGAGTATCACCGCAACCCGGCGCTCAATTCCAACTACTGGTTCAACAACCGCGACAAGCAGCCGACGTATTATGGCGACGGGCCATCCCATGGCCAGCTGTGCACGCCGCAGCAGGTCGCGACGGAATTCGATAAGTGCAAAGCGGCGCGCGACCGGGTGCTGTTCAACCAGCCGGGCGGACGCATCGGCGGCCCGATCAGTCTTCCGAAAAAGCTCTTCGGCCCCCTGGGCTTCGACGGCAAAGACAAGGCCTTCTTCTTTGTCAACTATGAGCAATTCCGCCTGCCGGCTCAGAGGACACGATCGGTGTCTATGCCGAATCCTCTGATCGAGCAAGGCAACTACGTGTACCTGTACCAGGGGGGCGGGACCAAGGAGGTCCGGACGGTCAAGCTGTTGGGATCGGATGGCCTGGCGGCTGCCAACGGACAAGTATCGACCTGGGACCCGACCATTCAGAAGCTGTATTCTGATATCCGGGCATCGTCATCTTGTGGCAGCTGCACCATACAGAGCTACCCGATTGTGAGCGATCCGGCTTCTCAAACCCTGCTCTTCACCAATAAGGCCCTGGGGATCCGCCACTACCTTACCACTCGTTTCGACTTCAATCTGACGAGCAGGCATCGCCTGGAGGGGAGCTGGAGTTACCAGTACTTCGTACCCGGCGTCGACATGCTCAACAGCTTGGACCCCAGATACCCGGACTTCCCGGTATTCGGCACACAGGGCGGAAACCGCTTCTCCACCTCGATCGCTGTGCGTTCGACATTGACGCCCAGATTCGTCAACGAAGCACGCACCGGCTTTAACGGCGGGACCACACTCTGGAGCGCGAACGTCAATGACGGTATGTTCTCCGGCCCGATCGCCAATTATGGCGGCTGGCGCTTCACCCCGAGTTACACCGGCGCTGCCTATGCTACCTCCGGCACATCACGCCGCTGCACACCGGTGGTCATGTTCGAGGACACTTTAACCTGGACCAAGGGTGCTCACAACCTCAGCTTCGGCGGCTCCTGGCAAGATGTAGGTTCGTGGACATACAGCAAGACTGTGTTGTCCTCCGTCAGCTTCGGTTTGTCGAGCCTCTATGACCCGGCCTACGTCATGTTCGATGCGACGAATGGCCCGAAGAATTTCCCCGGGGCGACCACGTCGCAGATCAGCTCAGCCGCAAGCTTGTACGCGTCCATGACCGGGCGCGTAACCGGTATCAGCGGCAGCGCGAACCTGAATGAAATCACCGACAAATACGCATATCAGGGACCCTCGGTAACACGCTCGCATCTGCGGGAAATGGGATTTTTCATTTCGGATTCCTGGCGCATGCGTCCAGGCCTGACGCTCAACTATGGCGCGCGCTGGGAAATCCAGATGCCATGGGTTCCGCTCAACAATGCCTATTCATGGGCCACGCCGGCCGAGGTTTGGGGGCCATCGGGGTATAACAACCTCATGAAACCGGGCGCAACCGGCGGTGTGCCGACACAGGTTTTCAAGTACAATCCCGGCGATCCAGGATATAACCAGGATTATAAATCGATCTCGCCTACCATCGGCTTTGCCTGGAGCCCACAGGCGAGAAGCGGCTGGGTGGCGAAACTCGTGGGCAGCGGCGGGCAGACAGTATTTCGCGGCGGCTTCTCGATCGCCTACAACCGCTATGGGATGCAATATTTTGACAGCATCTTCGGTTCCAATCCGGGTGGGAGCATCGATGCCAGCCGCAGCCAGGATCTCGGGAACCTGGTCACATTTGTCGGGACCGACGTTTATCCGGTCTTGTACCGTGATAAGAGCCGTCTCGGCGCGCCTTCCTTCGCGGCGTCCCCGGTGTATCCGCTCACGCCCTCCATCAACGATTCGATCAACGCCTTCGATCCGGATATCCGAACGCCATACACATTGTCATGGACCTTCGGTTATCAGCGCGAGATCACCAGAGACACGGCGATCGAGATCCGCTATGTCGCCAACAAAAGCGTCCAGAACTGGGTTCAACCCAATTACAACTCGACCGAATACAACATGCTCGAGAATGGCTGGCTGAACGAGTTCTGGCTGGCACAGAAGAATCTGTACGCCAACATGGATGCCAAACGGGGGACAAACTTCCGCTATTACGGGACCGGGACCGGCACGTATCCGTTGCCGATCACGATCGCGTACCTCGGCGGCAAGCTCGACCCGAGCGATCCGGCCAGCTACACTACCGCCAAGCTGGGCACCAGCCAGGGCGGGTTCTTTACCAATGCCTCCTACAACGGCTACCTGAGCAAGTACAGCCCGAACGCAAGCAGCC is a window of Terriglobia bacterium DNA encoding:
- a CDS encoding carboxypeptidase regulatory-like domain-containing protein, with the protein product MKHCLFRLASAIFLIAVLGCFAFAQGGGSSSSLAGTVVDQSGAVVPGAEVLVKNDATGAELKTVTVENGTFYIPSMSPGTYTATVTVPNFKKAEVKNIILVAGTPHNIRVQLQVGGTAETVVVQAGLEIVQSQSATIATTLVTNYISNLPLATRNAMDFLVMLPGVNTTGGARASTISGMDYSALNITVDGVNTQDNYLKNDMFSYIHPRLDAIQEVTVSTATPGAESSGTGAVQIKFITRSGNNEYHGSAYEYHRNPALNSNYWFNNRDKQPTYYGDGPSHGQLCTPQQVATEFDKCKAARDRVLFNQPGGRIGGPISLPKKLFGPLGFDGKDKAFFFVNYEQFRLPAQRTRSVSMPNPLIEQGNYVYLYQGGGTKEVRTVKLLGSDGLAAANGQVSTWDPTIQKLYSDIRASSSCGSCTIQSYPIVSDPASQTLLFTNKALGIRHYLTTRFDFNLTSRHRLEGSWSYQYFVPGVDMLNSLDPRYPDFPVFGTQGGNRFSTSIAVRSTLTPRFVNEARTGFNGGTTLWSANVNDGMFSGPIANYGGWRFTPSYTGAAYATSGTSRRCTPVVMFEDTLTWTKGAHNLSFGGSWQDVGSWTYSKTVLSSVSFGLSSLYDPAYVMFDATNGPKNFPGATTSQISSAASLYASMTGRVTGISGSANLNEITDKYAYQGPSVTRSHLREMGFFISDSWRMRPGLTLNYGARWEIQMPWVPLNNAYSWATPAEVWGPSGYNNLMKPGATGGVPTQVFKYNPGDPGYNQDYKSISPTIGFAWSPQARSGWVAKLVGSGGQTVFRGGFSIAYNRYGMQYFDSIFGSNPGGSIDASRSQDLGNLVTFVGTDVYPVLYRDKSRLGAPSFAASPVYPLTPSINDSINAFDPDIRTPYTLSWTFGYQREITRDTAIEIRYVANKSVQNWVQPNYNSTEYNMLENGWLNEFWLAQKNLYANMDAKRGTNFRYYGTGTGTYPLPITIAYLGGKLDPSDPASYTTAKLGTSQGGFFTNASYNGYLSKYSPNASSLASNLQGDATRRANAITAGLPSNFFLLNPTVQNGGGYIYGNQGWNKYDSMVVEVRRRLSKGLMVQANYTWAKSFGSQRRSFRRDLIPSLGGTLPHAFKATWLYELPIGSGRTLLGGTHGVVDRIIGGWEFQGTTRVQAGNLTDLGNVLLVGMTDADLQKITGLRFDDANKKIYYYPQDFLDQSYFANQSSVTNYSASNPMGFTYSAPTGRYIAPANSNSAGCYQVVSGDCVASHHYFRGPGLMRFDLSLVKRLRFSESKNFELRAEFLNAFNNINFWSPSTSVSSLGGGTVGSAYTDANQQQDPGGRLVQLVLRINF
- the radA gene encoding DNA repair protein RadA, translating into MSRTPSVFECQSCGYASPKWLGRCPDCGSWNSFAEEKPKTVSGKSRPGSAAKPIRLSEVSTSDAPRIITSNTEFDRVLGGGLVPGSLVLLGGEPGIGKSTLLLQIAQSLQKKGRRVLYVSGEESAQQIKMRAERLGSEDAGEIYLLAESCLETILAAVAEVCPTDVVVDSVQTTFSEALDSAPGSISQVRHVAAEFLALAKTENIPVFLIGHVTKDGSIAGPKALEHIADTVLYFEGERHHNHRIVRAVKNRFGAANEVGVFEMTGRGLMPVQNPSDLFLREREEAAPGSAVACAMEGTRPILVEIQALVLATQYGTARRTATGLDYNRISLLVAMLQKRMDIPVMGCDIYVNAAGGLQVDEPASDLALFAAILSSFRNRPLPPQTVLIGELGLSGEVRPVSQAHLRVREAAAMGFRRCILPAGNLPLHDPVEKVELTPLRTVLDLSDAIFDS
- a CDS encoding carboxypeptidase regulatory-like domain-containing protein, with the translated sequence MKHYAFRIIFALIVIAAVSCPGFAQGGVSSALTGTVVDQSGAVIPGAEVAVKNDNTGAEYKAITADNGTFLIPSLSAGSYTATVSVPNFKQSITKNIVLVVGVPTTVRIVLQVGGSTETVTVVAGAEIIQTASATISTTLSTTQIAQLPLATRNALDFLVLLPGVNTTGSSRNATFMGLPNSTLHITVDGVPTQDQNYMGQYGGDGFYSMITPRPDSMQEVTVSTAASGADATGAGAVQIRFVTRSGNNDYHGSLYDYERNTAFNSNYWFTNRDAAAVYWGDGPNHGQKCTQQQLATEFDNCKAPRSRFILHQAGGRFGGPISIPKLFSGKDKAFFFLNLETFRLPNSSTRSNQIYSPAMEQGIYSYVYKQTGQPDQVKTANLLSIAQAFGQTSTMDPTVQKLITDIRNSTTTTGGILSYPTVADPNYQSYIWQSKGLETRNYMTTRFDFNLTNKHRVELSWNGETRTRNPDYLNSRGWRYPGFPSYGRVDQNRGAISYALRSTITPRLVNEARGGILLGSTLFNPNASSGDFSGSSQGVGNLGGFNWTPYNITGVIAVTQPSRRNGPVKSVDDTLTWTKGSHSMSFGGSFMHIGSWEWWQSLAPSAGFGLNSTYDPAYLMFDTVNGPKNFPNANSSQYGTAGTIYASLTARVTSIGASAIINEKTNQYTYIGPYTERARQREMGIFAQDSWRMFPNFTLNYGLRWEVQFPWTPLNNGFSWASPAEAWGPSGIGNIFKPGATGGKPTLLYQFQPGTHAYNVDYKSFAPSVGFAWSPKATGFLKKIVGESSQTVIRSGFAIAYNRMGMFDYEDYLFASNPGGTIDASRSQNLGNLISGVGTDTWPLLFSQKSRLGPPPFAATPTWPLKPAITDSINAIATDIRTPYTMSWTFGLQREITKDTALEVRYVATRNLQTYFQRNLNEYNIVENGWLQEFRLAQQNLYANRAAGKGSTFRYDASVPGTSPLPITLAFLGGKLDPNNSANYTSAVLGSSQYSFFTNSTNVNSYLNNYSPNAGSLASSLYGDPARRANAVAAGLPANEFIVNPDVLSGGTYIYMNGGGNIYDSMVVELRRRLSKGLLVQANYTWAKAFSRTIISWRAPWQKDLGATLPHAFKVNWVYELPFGSGQMLFAGAPKVVDRVIGGWQLQGTSRIQSGNLYDFGNVIVVGMTDQQLADVVGLRFDDAKRILYYVPQDIIDQTYKAYSFDVGGFTSGAPSGRYIAPAGAANGGNCVQVVAGDCAPRHHYVRGPGFMRFDLSLVKQIRFTESKNFELRAEFLNAFNNINFAGATCASSSLSCGQVTSAYTDSSNQQDPGGRLIQIVMRINF